The Temnothorax longispinosus isolate EJ_2023e chromosome 7, Tlon_JGU_v1, whole genome shotgun sequence genome contains a region encoding:
- the LOC139816426 gene encoding uncharacterized protein isoform X1 — MVKSRARLHPDAVPTRCLEFTNNNSTTASTVSTDVIVSMENENNNVSTIMDNDEALNIEQHMSMDTVQEETTSNTCFNVGTFEMDLDVQIATPSTSREENNSNLQLPEPERVMNNDAEIAGPSTSGTCTKTQQANMSSDNSPRKTKLRLKNKKLKAQVKGLRETIRRLQKGKVPNSKKKQQMRRMRISLRLCVH; from the exons atggtcAAAAGTCGAGCTCGCCTTCATCCAGATGCTGTACCAACAAGATGTTTAGAGTTCACTAATAATaa caGTACTACAGCTTCTACAGTATCAACGGATGTAATAGTATCAATGGAAAATGAAAACAATAATGT AAGCACAATAATGGACAACGATGAGGCTTTGAACATTGAACAACACATGTCAATGGACACTGTACAAGAAGAAACAACAAG CAATACATGTTTCAACGTTGGAACGTTTGAGATGGATCTGGATGTACAGATTGCAACTCCATCAACAAGCAGAGAAGAAAATAACag TAACTTGCAATTACCTGAACCTGAACGTGTAATGAATAATGATGCTGAAATTGCTGGACc GAGCACATCTGGCACATGTACGAAGACCCAGCAAGCAAATATGTCTTCCGACAATTCTCCTCGAAAGACGAAACTGAGATTGAAGAATAAGAAGTTGAAAGCGCAAGTTAAAGGTCTGCGAGAAACGATTAGACGGTTACAAAAAGGTAAAGTGCCTAACTCCAAAAAAAAGCAGCAAATGCGGAGGATGCGGATCAGTTTGAGACTCTGCGTACATTAG
- the LOC139816026 gene encoding probable ATP-dependent RNA helicase DHX37, producing MGTTIDGYRASVDGVKWFAYFFLEGQVYPKLKRFVPSLLTTPGSITKSWARLIPRTQAIVETLQSQGVVSKYKLLEIWGLDEKFLLSAYKKWLPESAHAEVAQI from the exons ATGGGGACTACCATCGATGGATATAGAGCATCTGTGGACGGTGTAAAGTGGTTCGCGTATTTCTTCTTGGAGGGTCAAGTGTACCCTAAGCTGAAACGATTTGTTCCGTCGTTGCTGACGACACCTGGGAGCATCACCAAGTCATGGGCCAG GTTGATACCACGCACTCAAGCAATAGTAGAAACGTTGCAGTCGCAGGGAGTCGTGTCCAAATACAAACTGCTAGAAATCTGGGGTTTGGATGAAAAAt ttctgTTGTCAGCTTACAAGAAGTGGCTGCCGGAATCCGCGCACGCAGAAGTGGCACAGATATGA
- the LOC139816426 gene encoding uncharacterized protein isoform X2, which produces MVKSRARLHPDAVPTRCLEFTNNNSTTASTVSTDVIVSMENENNNVTIMDNDEALNIEQHMSMDTVQEETTSNTCFNVGTFEMDLDVQIATPSTSREENNSNLQLPEPERVMNNDAEIAGPSTSGTCTKTQQANMSSDNSPRKTKLRLKNKKLKAQVKGLRETIRRLQKGKVPNSKKKQQMRRMRISLRLCVH; this is translated from the exons atggtcAAAAGTCGAGCTCGCCTTCATCCAGATGCTGTACCAACAAGATGTTTAGAGTTCACTAATAATaa caGTACTACAGCTTCTACAGTATCAACGGATGTAATAGTATCAATGGAAAATGAAAACAATAATGT CACAATAATGGACAACGATGAGGCTTTGAACATTGAACAACACATGTCAATGGACACTGTACAAGAAGAAACAACAAG CAATACATGTTTCAACGTTGGAACGTTTGAGATGGATCTGGATGTACAGATTGCAACTCCATCAACAAGCAGAGAAGAAAATAACag TAACTTGCAATTACCTGAACCTGAACGTGTAATGAATAATGATGCTGAAATTGCTGGACc GAGCACATCTGGCACATGTACGAAGACCCAGCAAGCAAATATGTCTTCCGACAATTCTCCTCGAAAGACGAAACTGAGATTGAAGAATAAGAAGTTGAAAGCGCAAGTTAAAGGTCTGCGAGAAACGATTAGACGGTTACAAAAAGGTAAAGTGCCTAACTCCAAAAAAAAGCAGCAAATGCGGAGGATGCGGATCAGTTTGAGACTCTGCGTACATTAG
- the LOC139816934 gene encoding zinc finger protein 862-like, with amino-acid sequence MMDSVGQGAIKKRRSREFQNAWLDENIFKGWLAPHSAENKALCIACNKTIRCCRTNLVEHSQTVRHIENIKSCNYKTADNIDTENSLSHKDNVKRAEIKLATFFSEHNIAFQCADHLSPLLKDIFKDPKVLQDFSLARNKCANIVKNVTAKREIETVVNHLKTCKFSILIDESTDISDTKLMCLLVRYVSPSNKKITTQLLELLSLDARDCSANKIFEEFKKCLEEKHIPIKNIVGMASDNASVMIGRKNSFMSRLKEEVPNLVTLNCICHSSAIVASKACKKLPSSCEDLIRGVATYISGSAKRCAILGEFQDFFQIERKKILNCQKLDGFVYKSALLDS; translated from the coding sequence ATGATGGATTCTGTTGGTCAAGGAGCTATTAAGAAACGTAGAAGTAGAGAATTTCAAAATGCTTGGCtagatgaaaatatctttaaaggATGGTTAGCTCCTCATTCTGCAGAAAATAAAGCGCTTTGTATTGCATGCAATAAAACTATCAGATGTTGCAGAACAAATTTAGTTGAACATTCACAAACGGTCAGACATATCGAGAACATaaaatcttgtaattataAGACTGCTGATAATATTGATACCGAAAATAGTTTGTCACATAAAGATAACGTCAAACGCgcagaaattaaattagcaacttttttttccgaGCATAATATAGCCTTTCAATGCGCGGATCATTTATCACCTTTGctaaaagacatttttaaagATCCCAAAGTTCTGCAAGATTTTTCACTAGCTCGAAATAAGTGcgcaaatattgttaaaaatgtcACTGCAAAACGGGAAATTGAGACAGTAGTAAACcatttaaaaacttgtaaattttctattttaatagatGAGAGTACGGATATCTCAGATACTAAATTAATGTGCCTTCTTGTTCGATATGTATCAccttcgaataaaaaaattacaactcaattattagaattattatctttagatGCAAGAGATTGTTccgcgaataaaatttttgaagaatttaaaaaatgcttagaagaaaaacatatacctataaaaaatattgttggaATGGCATCCGATAATGCGTCAGTTATGATTGGAcgcaaaaattcttttatgagTCGTCTTAAAGAAGAAGTTCCAAATTTAGTAACACTGAATTGTATTTGCCATTCATCCGCGATTGTAGCCAGTAAAGCTTGCAAAAAGTTACCTTCTTCTTGTGAAGATTTGATTAGAGGAGTTGCCACTTATATTTCGGGCAGTGCGAAGAGATGTGCAATATTGGGTGAATTccaagatttttttcaaattgaacgaaaaaaaatattaaattgtcagAAACTAGATGGCTTTGTTTACAAAAGTGCGTTGTTAGACTCTTAG